A genomic stretch from Bacterioplanes sanyensis includes:
- the hslU gene encoding HslU--HslV peptidase ATPase subunit, protein MSQMTPREIVHALDRHIIGQDDAKRAVAIALRNRWRRMQLDTELRDEVTPKNILMIGPTGVGKTEIARRLAKLANAPFIKVEATKFTEVGYVGKDVESIIRDLTETGLKMLREQEMEKVSYRAEEAAEERILDVLLPPPRQTSWDTTEEPKAEDSGTRQIFRKKLRQGELDDKEIEIDVAQASQVGVEIMAPPGMEEMTNQLQNMFSNLGGDKKTKRSLKIKDALKLLRDEEASKMLNMEELKERAVELVEQNGIVFIDEIDKVAKRQESGSGGDVSREGVQRDLLPLIEGCTVSTKYGMVKTDHILFVASGAFHLSKPSDLIPELQGRLPIRVELSALTPDDFKRILTEPNASLTVQYKALMATEGLSIDFTDDAIERLAQFAFDVNESTENIGARRLHTMMERLLESISFDATDLNDPITIDAAYVDDKLGQLSTDQDLSQFIL, encoded by the coding sequence GCGCTGCGCAATCGCTGGCGTCGTATGCAACTCGACACTGAGCTGCGCGATGAAGTGACACCGAAAAATATTTTGATGATTGGCCCGACCGGCGTGGGTAAAACCGAGATTGCCCGTCGTCTGGCCAAGCTGGCGAATGCGCCGTTCATTAAGGTGGAAGCGACCAAATTCACCGAAGTGGGGTACGTCGGTAAGGACGTGGAATCCATCATTCGCGACCTGACCGAAACCGGTTTAAAAATGCTGCGTGAGCAAGAGATGGAAAAAGTCTCTTACCGCGCAGAAGAAGCGGCGGAAGAGCGCATTTTGGATGTGTTGCTGCCACCACCACGTCAAACCAGCTGGGACACTACTGAAGAGCCAAAAGCAGAAGACAGCGGTACGCGTCAGATTTTCCGCAAGAAACTGCGCCAAGGTGAACTGGACGACAAAGAAATTGAAATCGATGTCGCCCAAGCCAGCCAGGTGGGGGTGGAAATCATGGCCCCTCCCGGCATGGAAGAAATGACCAATCAGTTGCAGAACATGTTCTCCAACTTGGGCGGTGATAAAAAGACCAAACGCAGCCTGAAAATCAAAGACGCACTGAAACTGCTGCGTGATGAAGAAGCCAGCAAAATGCTCAACATGGAAGAGTTGAAAGAGCGTGCGGTAGAGCTGGTGGAGCAAAATGGCATCGTCTTTATCGATGAAATTGATAAAGTCGCTAAACGTCAGGAAAGCGGCTCGGGTGGTGATGTGTCACGCGAGGGCGTACAGCGTGATTTGCTGCCATTGATCGAAGGCTGCACCGTTAGCACCAAATACGGCATGGTAAAAACCGACCATATTTTGTTTGTCGCATCCGGTGCCTTCCACTTGTCGAAACCGTCGGACTTAATTCCTGAGCTGCAAGGTCGTCTGCCGATTCGGGTGGAGCTGAGTGCCCTGACGCCAGATGACTTTAAGCGCATTTTGACCGAGCCTAACGCGTCGCTGACGGTGCAGTACAAGGCACTGATGGCAACAGAAGGCTTGAGCATCGACTTTACCGACGATGCCATCGAGCGTCTGGCGCAGTTCGCCTTTGATGTGAACGAAAGCACTGAAAACATCGGTGCCCGTCGTTTGCACACCATGATGGAGCGTTTATTGGAAAGTATTTCTTTTGATGCCACCGATCTCAATGATCCGATCACCATCGATGCGGCGTACGTTGACGACAAGTTGGGACAGCTGAGCACAGATCAAGACCTGAGCCAGTTTATTCTCTAA